The DNA sequence TTTGTGGCAGGTTCTATCGGCCCGACCAGCAAGTCCCTTTCCATCTCGCCAGACGTAAACGATCCAGGGTTTCGGTCAGTCGCCTTTGATGAATTGGTGGCTGCTTATGAAGAGCAAATTCGAGGATTGGTGGATGGCGGATCAGACCTTTTATTGGTCGAAACCATTTTTGATACCGCCAATGCCAAAGCGGCCATTTTTGCCCTTCAAAAATACTTTGATGAAACAGGCCAGCAGCTTCCAGTAATGATTTCGGGAACGATTGTAGATCAGAATGGGCGGACACTATCGGGGCAAGTACCAGAGGCATTTTATTACAGCATTATGCACACCCCCAATCTGCTTTCGGTTGGGTTTAATTGTGCATTAGGTGCGGAATCCATGCGCCCTTATTTGGAAGAGCTTTCGCCTGTTTGTACGGAATATGTGAGCTTATATGCCAATGCAGGGCTACCCAACGCGTTTGGGGAATATGACCATTCGCCTGAATTTATGGCGGAAATCATGGCCCAGTATGCCAAAGAAGGTTTATTCAATATTGTGGGCGGTTGCTGCGGTACGACCCCCGAACACATTGCCGCCATTGCCGAAGCCGTTGCAGACATTGCACCACGTCCTTTGCCCCAAGTGCCACCATACTTACGCCTTTCGGGTTTAGAACCCTTGGTTCAGCGTCCCGATACCAATTTTATGAACATCGGTGAGCGTACCAATGTAACGGGGTCACGGAAGTTTGCGCGACTTATTAAAGAAGGCAATTATGAAGAAGCGCTTAGCATTGCACGCCAACAAGTGGAAAACGGCGCACAAGTGATTGATATTAACATGGACGAAGGCATGCTGGACTCAGAAGCGGCCATGGCGAAGTTCCTGAACTTGATTGCTGCCGAACCTGATATTTCCCGCGTACCCATTATGTTAGACTCCTCCAAATGGTCGGTTTTGGAGCAAGGGCTTAAATGCGTGCAAGGTAAATCGGTCGTCAACTCAATCTCGATGAAGGAAGGTGAGGCGCTTTTTAAAGCCCAAGCCCGTCTTTGCCGCGCTTATGGTGCTGCGGTGATTGTGATGGCATTTGATGAGGAAGGCCAAGCCGACACTTTTGAACGAAAAATAGCGATCTGTGAGCGCGCTTATCGGATTTTGACAGAAGATGTGGGCATCCCTCCACAAGACATCATTTTCGATCCCAATATTTTTGCCATTGCAACAGGCATCGAAGAACACAATCAATATGGCATTGCCTTTATCGAGGCTACGCGCTGGATCAAACAAAACCTGCCGTTTGCCAAAGTCAGTGGCGGGGTGTCCAATATCTCCTTCTCGTTTCGGGGAAATGAACCAGTCCGCGAAGCCATTCATGCCGCCTTTCTATACCACGCCATCGGTGCAGGGATGGATATGGGGATTGTGAATGCGGGGCAGTTGGCCATTTATGATGAGGTTCCGAAAGAACTACTCAAAAAAATTGAGGATGTCCTCTTCAACCGTGACCCCGAAGCCACCGAGCGCTTGGTTGCTTTTGCCGAGACCCTCAAAGCCCAGCAATCTGGCACAAAAACAGAGGTCAAGGATGAAGCATGGCGTAGCCTACCTGTTGCCGAGCGCCTCAAACACGCCCTTGTGAAGGGCATCGTGGACTTTATCGAAGCTGATACCGAAGCTGCGCGGGTGGAATATGACAACCCGCTCACAGTGATCGAAGGGCCTCTAATGGATGGTATGGGCTTTGTGGGAGACTTGTTTGGCGCAGGGAAAATGTTTCTGCCCCAAGTCGTGAAGTCGGCAAGGGTGATGAAAAAATCAGTTGCATACTTAGAACCCTTCATCCAAGCCACCAAGTCCGCCGATGCAGCCCCACAAGCAAAAGTTTTATTGGCCACGGTCAAAGGGGATGTGCATGATATTGGTAAAAACATTGTAGGTGTGGTCTTGGCGTGTAACAACTACGAGGTGATTGATCTGGGCGTTATGGTGCCTGCCAATAAAATTTTAGAAACGGCCAAAGCCCAAAACGTAGATGTCATCGGGCTTTCGGGCCTCATCACGCCGTCTTTGGACGAAATGGTGCATGTCGCGAAGGAAATGGAGCGACTTGGGATGAAAACGCCTTTGTTGATTGGTGGTGCCACGACTTCCAAAATCCATACCGCCGTCAAAATTGAACCCCATTACACCGCGCCTGTCATCCATGTTTTAGATGCGTCTAAGTCAGTTCCAGTCGTTTCACGGCTTATAGATGCCAAGCAGCAGGCAGCCTTCACCGCCGAAATACGGGCAGAATACGAAGCCGAGCGCGAACGCTTTGCCAACCGAAGCAACCGCCCAAGCCTTATTTCATTGGCAACTGCCCGCGCCAATGCTTTCCAAACAGATTGGGCAAGGCATCCCATCCACCGCCCCAATGAGTTAGGCAGGCAAACCTTAGAAAACATCCCGATCCAAATTCTACGCGATTGGATTGATTGGACCCCATTTTTTATTGCATGGGAAATGAAGGGCAAATATCCGCAAATTTTGGAACATCCCGAACGCGGCGAGGAAGCCCGCAAACTTTTTGAAGAAGCCAATGCGCTTTTGGATCAAATTATTGCACACGAAGCCTTTAAGGTAAATGGCGTTTTTGGACTTTATCCCGCCAATGCCCTCGGCGACGACCTAGAACTTGTGCTTGCAGAAGGCGAAACCCGCCGATTCCACAGTTTGCGCCAACAAACCCAAAAAGGAACGGATAAAGCCAATCGCGCCTTAGCCGACTTTGTTGCTCCAAAGTCCACAGGTCGCCAAGATTATATGGGCGCATTTGCCGTAACGGTGCATGGGGCTGAAGCCCTCGCCGCCGAATTTGAAGCCAAACATGACGATTATAACGCCATTATGGTCAAAGCCCTTGCCGACCGCCTCGCCGAAGCCACCGCCGAGTGGCTCCATGCCGAAGTGCGCCGCGAGCATTGGGGCTATGCCACTGAAGAAAACCTCTCGCAAGAAGCCTTGATTAAAGAACAATACGACGGCATCCGTCCTGCGCCGGGCTATCCTGCTCAGCCTGACCATACAGAAAAAATCACCTTGTTCGAGATACTGAATGCAGAAAAAGCCATCGGTATTTCCCTCACCGAAAACTTAGCCATGATGCCCGCCGCTTCGGTATGTGGATTATACTTCGCCCATCCTGCAGCGGATTATTTCAATCTGGGCGAAATCGGAGAAGACCAACTCGCCGACTATGCCCAACGAAAAGGCTACACGCTGGAAGAGGTGCGCCGCTGGCTCGCCTCGAATTTGGGGTAATAACACTGTACCAGTAGGTTTGTTTTGCCCTATGGGCTTTACTAACAAACTTAGAAAGCGATCGTATCGAACGTACCGTTATTAAACCCGATAAGAATGCCACGGATAAGGCCAGTGAAGCCATTTGCGCCTTTTCAAATGACTTGCCCAATCATCAAAAAACAGGCTATTTTCTTTTCGGGGTAAACGATAATGGGCATTTAGCAGGACAGCGCTTTGGTGATACTGAACTGCAATAGGCCGGTGGCCTACGTTCTGATGGCAACATTTTACCGATTCCAATTCTAAGCGTAGAACACTTCCATTTTGAAGAGGGAGACGTTTTGGTGATTCAGGTAAAACCTCATGAGGTACCACCCGTGCGTTATAAAGGGCGTACCTATATCCGTGTTGGTGCAAGAAAAGCCATTGCGAGCGAAAGTGAAGAGCGTATTTTATCAGAACGGCGTTCGGCAGCTTATCGAACGTTTGATACAACACCTTGCTGGGGCAACGAATCTCAAGACCTAAACCTGGGATTATTTAAAGAAACGTACCTGCCAACAGCCATAGATGCTAAAATTCTGGCAGATAACCATCGAGACCCCGTCCTACAAATGGCCTCCTTAGGGCTTTATGATTTAAAAAAGCAAACCCCGACCTACGCCTCGATCCTGCTTTTTGGCAATAACCCTATTTTTTATCTGCATGGAGCCTATATTCAATATGGAGAATTTGCGGGAGAAAATATCGCATCCGACCTTGTGTCAGAGCGCCGTTTTTCAGGTGACTTAATCACTATGCTGGCTTCTTTGGAAGGGTTTCTGAAAAATCTGATTTACGCCAAACTGATTCCACTGGGAGGCTTACGAGAGCAAATCGTCTATGATTACCCCTTGGCTGTTTTACGGGAATTACTGCTCAATGCCATTATGCACCGAGACTACGCCTCCAATGCACCTATTCGGTTTTATCGTTTCACAGATCATATTGAAATTCAGAATCCAGGCGGGCTATATGGAACAGTACGCCCCGAAAACTTCCCGAATCAAAACGATTACCGAAATCCTATCATTGCGGAAGCACTGAAAAACTTAGGGTACGTCAATCGCTTCAATCGCGGTATTGCCCGAGTAAAACACGAACTTGCCGAAAACGGAAATCCAGAACCTTATTTTATATACGACCAGCCAGACTATTTTTCCGTATCCGTTTTTAAACGAGCCATATGAAAACCCTGACGTTTTTTAATAACAAAGGAGGTGTTGGTAAAACAACCTTGTTGTACCACTTAGCCTTCATGTTGGCGGAACTAGGTAAAAAGGTTTTGGTGGCCGACTTAGATCCCCAATGCAATGCTTCTGGTATATTTCTGGGAACGAAACGAACAGAAGATTTCTATACGGAACAAGCACCTGCCACCATCAAAACGGCTATGTTTCCTTTATTAGAGGGAACCGGAGATATTGAAACGCCATATGTGGTACAAATTAGCGATCAAATTGGGCTTTTAGCGGGGGATTTGGGGTTATCGCAAGTGGAAGACGAACTGAGTAAAGAATGGAATGTTACGCTGGATGGCAACGTGCGGGCATTTCGGGTGGTGTCTGTTTTTTACCGCATCTTACGCAATGCTTCCGACGTTTTTGATGCGGACTTGGTGCTAATAGATGTAGGCCCCAATCTGGGGGCGCTAAACCGCTCTGTATTGATTGCCAGTGATTATATCATCATGCCTATGGGGGCAGATCTTTTTTCCCTTCAAGGCTTGTCAAACTTGGGCTATGCCATTACCTCATGGAAAAAAGCATGGGGGAGCGGTTGAACAAAGCGCCTGAACGCATCAAAAATGAACTGCCAATCGGTGCAATGCATCCGCTGGGATATGTGGTTATGCAACACGGGATTCGGGAAAGCCGCCCGGTACAATCATACCTGAGATGGGCCAATAAAATCCCG is a window from the Bacteroidetes Order II. bacterium genome containing:
- the metH gene encoding methionine synthase, producing the protein MTSLQQLQQLLQARILIIDGATGTMFQKYHKTGRFILDESAFRGERFKDHPKDLKGNNDLLCLTCPEAVEAVHHAFLEAGADIIETNTFSSTSIAQEDYALGHIAYELNLVAAQIARKAADAYSTSEKPRFVAGSIGPTSKSLSISPDVNDPGFRSVAFDELVAAYEEQIRGLVDGGSDLLLVETIFDTANAKAAIFALQKYFDETGQQLPVMISGTIVDQNGRTLSGQVPEAFYYSIMHTPNLLSVGFNCALGAESMRPYLEELSPVCTEYVSLYANAGLPNAFGEYDHSPEFMAEIMAQYAKEGLFNIVGGCCGTTPEHIAAIAEAVADIAPRPLPQVPPYLRLSGLEPLVQRPDTNFMNIGERTNVTGSRKFARLIKEGNYEEALSIARQQVENGAQVIDINMDEGMLDSEAAMAKFLNLIAAEPDISRVPIMLDSSKWSVLEQGLKCVQGKSVVNSISMKEGEALFKAQARLCRAYGAAVIVMAFDEEGQADTFERKIAICERAYRILTEDVGIPPQDIIFDPNIFAIATGIEEHNQYGIAFIEATRWIKQNLPFAKVSGGVSNISFSFRGNEPVREAIHAAFLYHAIGAGMDMGIVNAGQLAIYDEVPKELLKKIEDVLFNRDPEATERLVAFAETLKAQQSGTKTEVKDEAWRSLPVAERLKHALVKGIVDFIEADTEAARVEYDNPLTVIEGPLMDGMGFVGDLFGAGKMFLPQVVKSARVMKKSVAYLEPFIQATKSADAAPQAKVLLATVKGDVHDIGKNIVGVVLACNNYEVIDLGVMVPANKILETAKAQNVDVIGLSGLITPSLDEMVHVAKEMERLGMKTPLLIGGATTSKIHTAVKIEPHYTAPVIHVLDASKSVPVVSRLIDAKQQAAFTAEIRAEYEAERERFANRSNRPSLISLATARANAFQTDWARHPIHRPNELGRQTLENIPIQILRDWIDWTPFFIAWEMKGKYPQILEHPERGEEARKLFEEANALLDQIIAHEAFKVNGVFGLYPANALGDDLELVLAEGETRRFHSLRQQTQKGTDKANRALADFVAPKSTGRQDYMGAFAVTVHGAEALAAEFEAKHDDYNAIMVKALADRLAEATAEWLHAEVRREHWGYATEENLSQEALIKEQYDGIRPAPGYPAQPDHTEKITLFEILNAEKAIGISLTENLAMMPAASVCGLYFAHPAADYFNLGEIGEDQLADYAQRKGYTLEEVRRWLASNLG
- a CDS encoding putative DNA binding domain-containing protein; this translates as MERTVIKPDKNATDKASEAICAFSNDLPNHQKTGYFLFGVNDNGHLAGQRFGDTELQ
- a CDS encoding AAA family ATPase → MKTLTFFNNKGGVGKTTLLYHLAFMLAELGKKVLVADLDPQCNASGIFLGTKRTEDFYTEQAPATIKTAMFPLLEGTGDIETPYVVQISDQIGLLAGDLGLSQVEDELSKEWNVTLDGNVRAFRVVSVFYRILRNASDVFDADLVLIDVGPNLGALNRSVLIASDYIIMPMGADLFSLQGLSNLGYAITSWKKAWGSG